The bacterium sequence GTTTTCAGGCAGTCTTCGAGATGAAGCAGATGAGCAGGCCCGGCAACTGTTATTCCTGTAAACGTACCTTCGGAGCTTGTTTCAAAATTGGCTATCTCCAACTGAATTGTGTCTCCGGATTCTGCAACTTTCAATGTAAACGCATAATTTGTAATTATCTGTTTTGCAATATCTTCAACTTTCCGATTTTCAATATAGTCCCTTGATCTTGCTGCAAAGTATTTAACTGCCTCTCCATTTAAACCTATGATTTTCTCTATATCATTTTTATTATAGATCTTTTCAATATAAGTTATTACCCTGGAGTAGATTTCCAGTTTACGAAATTCCTCGGATAAAAGATAGGTTTTTGCCTTGGTGCCGACAGCAGCTTGATTTATCCTGGAAATGATAATATCTTTTTGCTCCCAGAGTTTTTTCAAAGCTTTTTTATCAGATGTTTCAATCCCAATAAGCACAATTCCGATATTATCATGTTTCCCCGGAAGAGATAATCCCTTAACAAAAGAGATATTCCATCCTATTTCATGTATAACACCGGTGCATGCATCAAAAAGGCCGGGCCAGTCAACACTTAACACTCCCAAAACAGTAATATTTTTTTTGCTGTGGCTCTCCTGGATAGGCAGGTCAACAATTTCTGCAATTATTTTAAGGTTCTTCTTGTCTTCCCAATCATTGATCAATTTAAGCATAAGAGCGTATTGTTCATGTAATGGGAAAATTTCCTCACTTTTGGTTATATCTTTTATATATGAAGAATAAGTATGCGGAGAGAGGCTTATTTTATATTTCTTTAATATTTGATCAATTTGTTTCTCGGGAATTTCCATGACTGCTGCTTCCGTTACTCTTTATTTAACATCTCTAAAGATACAAAAAAAAAGCGCCCTGTTCAACCTGTATTAAATAAAATTGTAACGGGCGAATAATACTTGTAAATAAATTTTTCAGTCCAGAGTAAGAGCCTGCCTTATATCATTTTCCGGGAAATCATTTTGCTGTTCCGTATGATGCCAGTGCAGCACTTTCATAAGGGTCTGACGCATTGTGTTTTCTTTCTCAATAAGTCCGGCCTGGCTGCTGCTTGCAAGAATAGCCATCCCAATAATCCCGCAGACAAATCCCAAAAATCCTGTAATAATACATAAAATCATTTTACTTCTCAATCCTCGATTATTGTTTATTCCTCTTGCTCTATCTCTATAGATATGCAATAAACGTGCCTCATTTTAAAAATATTACAAAATAAAAGCATGCTGTAATTCCTTAAAAAACAATCATTGTTTAAAAACTATTATCTTCCCATCGCAATTTAATGTTTAATTTTTGACAGATGTGACCATTAATAAACAGAGAATATCTTGACTTAAACGGGATAAATCAATATATTTACACAGAAATCACGTATTTACCTTATTCCTTTTTTGCAATATTGCCTGTTTTTATACAAGTTTGCGTTTTTAATCGGGTTTTAATATAAATAATATATTTTTGACCCTGTTATATAAACTTAAAAAGGAGAACGAAAATGGCAAAGCAAAACAAAATTTTATTAATCATTCTGGCAATTATTCTTCCGCCTCTTGCTGTGTATCTGAAAAAAGGTGTAAAAAAAGATTTCTGGATAAACATTCTTCTTACAATCTGTTTCTATTTGCCGGGAATCATACATGCCCTCTATTTGATTACAAAATAATAACAGGCATCAAATTAATGTATCACCGTTTATTTATGCAATCATAAAGGAGGAGAGAAATGAATATTTTATGGTTTATTATTATCGGTGCAGTTGCAGGCTGGCTGGCCGGACAGATTATGAAAGGTAAAGGGTTCGGATTTCTCGGTAATCTGATTGTCGGTATTATTGGAGGATTTCTGGGCGGTTTTGTTTTTGACCAATTGGGGATTGTATTTTACGGGATTATAGGGTCTTTAATTGCCGCTGTAGTAGGTGCTGTAATACTTTTATTTATTATACGTTTATTCAGGAAAAAATAGACAGTAGTCATTTATTTTATTCCGCTCCGCAAGGACAGTTCCCTGCGGAGTTTTTATTTACTTTTTATTATACTGCTCCCCTTGACATTTTAATACTATCAAGTTATATTTATCAAGAACAGTGAAATTGGAAAATCAATCTTGAATTGTTAATTAAGGTTCATTGTTCTTAAATTTAAAAAACCAAAAGTTAAAAATACATACAAAGACTCGGAATATTGAAATATACAAACTGCATGCTTTTCATATGCGATATGATAGTATTAATAATTATTATTTTATTGAAATTAAAAACATCGGAGCACAAGATGAAAAGAATTATCCCTGGGATTATAATAACGATAATGATTGTATCCTGCAATTCAATCCGGGATGACTATTTGACCAAGATTTATTCCGGCCAATATGACGCAGTCGGAGTACCGACAGGTTACATAAATTCAAAAGGCGACACAATAATCCCGATTGGAAAATACTATTACTGTTATTCCGATACTATTCGAAATTTCGGGATAGTAATGGAAAAAGGCGGCCGAATAATCGGAATAGATAAAACAGACAATGAATTATTTGATATCTTTAAATACGATAACGGCCCGGACTACGTTTCCGACGGGCTTTTCAGAATTATGAAAAACGGAAAAATCGGATACGCTGATATGAACGGCAAAATTATAATTAAACCGCAGTTTGATTGTGCATATCCGTTTAAAAATGGATTAGCAAAGGTATCAAAAAAATGTATAACTGAAAAGAAAGGCGAATATTCAATCTGGAAGAGTAATGACTGGTTTTATATAAATAAAAAAGGCCGAGCAATAAAAAAATAATCTTAAGTTGATTCTGAAATATTTTCATATATTACATATTCCTCTAATTTTTATTGACATCAAAGTAACAATATATTATATTAACATATCAGCATTTATATAAAACCGGGGGGCAAAAATTGAAGATATTTCAGCCGTTTATTTTAATAATATTTTTTTCCGTATATTCCCTGCATGCACAGGAAGTAAACCTGACAAAATTTTTCCGTTTCTTTATAAATGCAAATTACGACAGTTCCCGTGCATTTATTGAAAAGGAACTGTTGAAAGACCCGGATAATCTGGTATTACACCTTTATCTCGGCAGAGTATTTTTGGTACAAAAAAAATATTCTCTCGCAATTTCCAGTTTTAAAAATGCACTTCAGCACAACAAATCAGATGCTGCTATTTACAATTATATAGGAAAGGCTTATGAAGAGCAGGGAATGCTGGCTGAGGCTGCACATGCGTACACTTCTTCGATAAAACTGGACTCATCTTTATACGCTCAATTAAAACTCGGCTCAATATTTTTTAAACAGAATAATTACAATGCATGCACAGCTGTTTTAACAAAACTTATTTCCCGGGATTCTACGAATTTGTATGCTTATTACCTTTTAGGTCGTTCTTTTTTAAAATCAGACAAAAATGACAGTGCAATAGTTTTTTGTTCAAAAGCTGTGCAACTTGACAGCACTTATTATCCCGGTCTTTTGAATCTTGGTATTGCCTTTTTTAATTCCAGGTTGTACAAAAATGCCGTTAAATCATTAAATAAAGCCGTAATCATAAGTCCTGAATCCCATGAGGCCAGGTATTACCTTGGATATGCATATATTAAACTGGATCAAAGAGCAGATGCGTTAACCCAGCTTGAATTTTGCGCAAATTCAAACAGCAGGTTCAAACAAAAAGCCCTGATTGCATTAATAGAATTTTACCGTAAAATAGGACTTAATAAAGAGTGTATCCGTACAGCAAAGAAATATCTGGAATTAAATACAAAAAACTACTTAACAACCGTATATTTTCATCTTGGATGTGCACTATCTGAGGAACAAAATTTTTCAGAAGCAGATTCTGCTTTTCAAAAATCATTAGCCTGCTCTAACCTGCCGCTTATTAAAGGGATTTACTTTTACAGAGGTTTGAATTCACACAAACAGCAGGAATATATCAAAGCCATAAATTACTATAAAAAGGCTGTTACATTAAACCCGGACGATCCTTACACCTATTACAATCTCGCAATTGTTTATGATGAGTTTTACAAAGATAAAAAACCTGCAATAAAATACTATCAGAAATTTCTTGACTATTGCAAAAACAAAGACGACAACTCTGTTCTGGTTCAGGCTGCAATAAACAGAATCAAATCCCTTAAACAAAAACTCTATTTTAAAAAATAGACACGGCTTTAAGAGATGATTGCAATTGTTTTCATGATTGTAGATAATTGGTCTTACAAAGACTTTACCTTGATTTTTTCTTATTACTTTTTACTATCTTATATTCGGTTGATCCCTGCACCCTTTATTACCAGTAAAAACCATTAGACCGAATAAAAAATACACACATCTGATAAGAGGTGAAATATGGGACAAAAAGATAGAAGGCATTTCAAAATATTTATTTTTATTACACTAATCCTTTATTTCCCGATAGTGTCTGTTACTTTTGCTCAGATAGAACAGACATCAGGATTTTTTTCTCTGAGGAGCCAGTCTCCCATTCAACAGTTACGTGTTGGCCTTCAGCACCATCCTCCCTGGATTGTTCCTGAAGGACAGTGGGCGCTTAATATCCAGCATACCTGGAAAAATATGTGGCTGTATAAAGAGGATCTCTACCGCATTGACGGTGAAATTCATGAAACAGTTTTCCGCGGGGCCTATGGTGTGACTCCACGCCTTGAAGTAATGGCAGAGGTAGCAGTGCGCCACATCGGAGGCGGTATATTAGATGCACTGAGCGAAGGATTTCACAATACATTCGGCTACACTCAGGCAGGAAGAGACAAATTTCCCCGCAATCAATTCGCAGTTGAAATTTACCTTCCGGATAAAGATACGACCTTTACTCTAGGTTCCTCAGCTACGGGCTGGCAAGTCGGGAATCTGATACTTTCAGGCACTTATGCTCTGATAAAAAACCGCAGTAGTAAATTTCATGCTGTAATAACCGGAAATGTTAAACTCCCTACTGCCACTACAAAACAACTTTTCGGAAGCCAGAAAATTGATCTGGGGCTTGCTCTGGGACTGGGATATTCAATTTCTCCTCTTCATCTCTATTATAATACTGGTTTTCTGTACTACGGAGATAAAGAAATTATGGGCCTTGAATTACGCCAATGGCATCTCAGCACTTTGATTGCCTTTGAATATCACCGTCCCGGAACCAGCCATTCCTGGATTTTTCAGGGACTTGTAGAGAGCGGCGTTGCCAAATACTATAATGAATTTGACAAGCGCACCTTTGAAATAGTACTGGGATACAAACACTACTTTAAATCAGGCTGGACATTCGGCGTCGGTATTTTGGAGAATATTTTTTATTATGATAACAGCCCGGACGTAGCGTTTCATTTTGAATTAACCCGATTATTTAAGTAAAACACTAATAAAGGTATAATCTACGAAATAAGAAATAATCGCTCTTAGGTCTGTCTGAAAACTAAGTTACTACATTCCCATGCCTTATTTGTATAAACAGCACTGATGATTTACACGGAAACTTT is a genomic window containing:
- a CDS encoding YqaE/Pmp3 family membrane protein, yielding MAKQNKILLIILAIILPPLAVYLKKGVKKDFWINILLTICFYLPGIIHALYLITK
- a CDS encoding GlsB/YeaQ/YmgE family stress response membrane protein, translating into MNILWFIIIGAVAGWLAGQIMKGKGFGFLGNLIVGIIGGFLGGFVFDQLGIVFYGIIGSLIAAVVGAVILLFIIRLFRKK
- a CDS encoding WG repeat-containing protein — protein: MIVSCNSIRDDYLTKIYSGQYDAVGVPTGYINSKGDTIIPIGKYYYCYSDTIRNFGIVMEKGGRIIGIDKTDNELFDIFKYDNGPDYVSDGLFRIMKNGKIGYADMNGKIIIKPQFDCAYPFKNGLAKVSKKCITEKKGEYSIWKSNDWFYINKKGRAIKK
- a CDS encoding DUF3187 family protein; protein product: MGQKDRRHFKIFIFITLILYFPIVSVTFAQIEQTSGFFSLRSQSPIQQLRVGLQHHPPWIVPEGQWALNIQHTWKNMWLYKEDLYRIDGEIHETVFRGAYGVTPRLEVMAEVAVRHIGGGILDALSEGFHNTFGYTQAGRDKFPRNQFAVEIYLPDKDTTFTLGSSATGWQVGNLILSGTYALIKNRSSKFHAVITGNVKLPTATTKQLFGSQKIDLGLALGLGYSISPLHLYYNTGFLYYGDKEIMGLELRQWHLSTLIAFEYHRPGTSHSWIFQGLVESGVAKYYNEFDKRTFEIVLGYKHYFKSGWTFGVGILENIFYYDNSPDVAFHFELTRLFK
- a CDS encoding tetratricopeptide repeat protein, producing the protein MKIFQPFILIIFFSVYSLHAQEVNLTKFFRFFINANYDSSRAFIEKELLKDPDNLVLHLYLGRVFLVQKKYSLAISSFKNALQHNKSDAAIYNYIGKAYEEQGMLAEAAHAYTSSIKLDSSLYAQLKLGSIFFKQNNYNACTAVLTKLISRDSTNLYAYYLLGRSFLKSDKNDSAIVFCSKAVQLDSTYYPGLLNLGIAFFNSRLYKNAVKSLNKAVIISPESHEARYYLGYAYIKLDQRADALTQLEFCANSNSRFKQKALIALIEFYRKIGLNKECIRTAKKYLELNTKNYLTTVYFHLGCALSEEQNFSEADSAFQKSLACSNLPLIKGIYFYRGLNSHKQQEYIKAINYYKKAVTLNPDDPYTYYNLAIVYDEFYKDKKPAIKYYQKFLDYCKNKDDNSVLVQAAINRIKSLKQKLYFKK